The DNA region AGATGTAGCCCTGCCTCTGAGGGGTGGGTCATTTGAAGATGAGAGTGGAGGGTCCCCAGATTCCACTAAAATCAAATCCTCATCTAAGTCATCCAGAGTATCATCTATCTCTATCACATTGCAGTCGGCACTACTGATCGTCATTGGCTGGAACTCCTGAAATACCACAGGACTGGTTGCTCGCTCCATTATTGGCTCAGATCTCTTGGGACGCTTCCTTCTAATAAAACTGTCATCCCAATCCTCTTCCTCCCTTATCATCCTGATTACTTCCAGGAAACTGGGAAGGTGCTCTTGCTCATTTGCATACATCCTGAGGAGCTGCTTAAACCTGTTGCGCAGGTTCCTACTCAACTCAGCCCCTACAAGGAGCTGGTGCAGGCGAGTCTGGTTTGCATCTCTCTCCGCTAGGACACCTGCCTGCATAGCATTCTGGAGCTGCACCTCTAAACGGATCACATATAGGGAGGCTTTCTCCCCTTGTGCCTGCAGTGTGTTAAAAAATGTACCATGAGCAGTCATGCTGCTCTCAGACTCCCCAAACACCAGTTTCATTGCTCGCAAAAAATCTGCCACACTTAGATTGGGGTTGGCAGCCTGGAGCAAACGCATGACCTCACGGGCAGGACCCCTAAGGGTTTTCATCAGGAGGTGCAATTTTTGTTCTTCAGGTATATTCCAATCTGGCAGGACCCCATTGACTTGAATCAACCAGTTTTCAAAGGTTTCTTCCCCCTGGGCTGGCGCCACCCTCCCAGAGAAcaatttcacatttctttctaCTATATTGGTCATTAAAGGAGCAAGACTCACACCCAGGGACCTCAGTAAGGAATAGGCCCAAGGTGGCAAGGGTGTGTTCTGCTGCTGGCTGTTACGCACTCGTGCAAGGATACTAGCCATGATTGAATATCTGCTGGCTTTTAAGAGTAAAAAAGCCTAACCTGCAGAAACCTCCAAAGCAAGGTTCCTGGGCTATCTCTTCCTTGTATTTCAGTAGGGCCtgtaaaaggagaggaaaaagaccAATCAAGTGACAGAATGGAGCTGAGGGGAACCAGTCTATATTTTACACCTTCTTCAACACGTTGCAAAATGTTCTACATTTTCACTGTCCCCTAAAAATCCTGAAAAATTGGGAGCAACAAGGCACTGTCCCCTGTACTAGCAGAGCATTTTTCTGAGTCTCATCTACCCTGCCCCCTTCTCCCTCATCTCAGCCTGTTCATAAGGGACAATAACTGTTGCTCCCAATTCTAGATGAAATAGTGTTTGGAGCAGATGTTAAGCTGTCTAAATAGACCACGATAGTGTATATTTCACA from Perognathus longimembris pacificus isolate PPM17 chromosome 28, ASM2315922v1, whole genome shotgun sequence includes:
- the Zcchc18 gene encoding zinc finger CCHC domain-containing protein 18, producing MASILARVRNSQQQNTPLPPWAYSLLRSLGVSLAPLMTNIVERNVKLFSGRVAPAQGEETFENWLIQVNGVLPDWNIPEEQKLHLLMKTLRGPAREVMRLLQAANPNLSVADFLRAMKLVFGESESSMTAHGTFFNTLQAQGEKASLYVIRLEVQLQNAMQAGVLAERDANQTRLHQLLVGAELSRNLRNRFKQLLRMYANEQEHLPSFLEVIRMIREEEDWDDSFIRRKRPKRSEPIMERATSPVVFQEFQPMTISSADCNVIEIDDTLDDLDEDLILVESGDPPLSSSNDPPLRGRATSQDQMLVIDSTNHPTAQSPSTSCDSTNNNSPEDRHRGRKRKYTTPYSICGQENHSKELCDNENKAQVYATVMITLQELSPTEMSKEVLREHNDLSGSQ